A part of Paenibacillus sp. 481 genomic DNA contains:
- a CDS encoding ABC transporter substrate-binding protein, with product MMTKKWRTLVVFMLITTLLSGCFGEKPVLEELNKEGTGKLKVIYYNEDGFYSQYGNLFKMKHPNIDFEVVTNNHIFEQVNNGTATDYASAMKKFMTEQKPDVLFLDYRTYVEFTEEGKLYNLESIIKQEQFDLQGYMPGLIEMQRSDGGGSLFGLAPKFVPQVLYYNADLFKKNGVELPTNKMTWSQVLSLAARFNNVAGATTNPKDKVVGMVDQWGGLNTLLFKMASTAGISPLKGEDLHFQTPGWNKLMTEATDALRNKSFYVNPKSPTNSEQLLQGSEKFINGSAAMIMSYPFFASNIKSQRQYSKDAKAFEWGFVTAPINSATPNESSFVNIHELFAISQDSTNKRAAWEFVKFINSPEMAKLASRTSDGTVPTRGTYYKEVDGKSTEPFYALKPVSNGASEWKWMMKTPQSFYMTFTTLIDDNMQAVIDKKKTVDQALADIQQKGQAELKKAREADKAKKAKQANGK from the coding sequence ATGATGACTAAAAAATGGCGTACGCTCGTTGTATTTATGCTTATAACGACGCTGCTTAGTGGTTGTTTCGGGGAAAAGCCCGTTCTGGAGGAGCTTAACAAAGAGGGAACAGGCAAGTTGAAAGTCATTTATTACAATGAGGACGGTTTTTATAGCCAATACGGGAATCTCTTTAAAATGAAGCACCCCAATATTGACTTTGAAGTCGTCACTAACAATCATATTTTTGAGCAAGTGAATAATGGAACTGCAACTGATTACGCTTCAGCGATGAAAAAGTTTATGACCGAGCAAAAGCCTGATGTGCTCTTTCTTGATTACAGAACGTATGTCGAGTTTACCGAAGAGGGTAAGCTCTATAATTTAGAATCGATTATCAAGCAAGAACAATTCGATTTACAAGGCTATATGCCTGGTCTTATCGAGATGCAGCGGAGTGATGGAGGAGGTTCTCTGTTTGGACTTGCTCCGAAATTTGTCCCGCAAGTTCTTTACTACAATGCGGATTTGTTTAAAAAGAACGGTGTAGAATTGCCGACCAATAAAATGACATGGTCGCAAGTTCTTTCCTTAGCTGCACGCTTTAACAATGTGGCAGGTGCGACAACTAACCCGAAGGACAAAGTAGTTGGCATGGTTGATCAATGGGGTGGCCTAAATACGTTACTGTTTAAGATGGCATCGACAGCAGGCATTTCTCCGTTGAAAGGAGAGGATCTACATTTTCAAACACCTGGGTGGAACAAACTTATGACTGAAGCGACAGATGCATTGCGCAATAAGTCTTTCTATGTGAACCCTAAAAGTCCGACCAACAGTGAACAGTTGTTGCAAGGAAGTGAGAAGTTCATAAACGGCAGTGCAGCGATGATTATGAGTTATCCATTTTTTGCAAGCAATATTAAAAGTCAACGTCAATATAGTAAGGATGCTAAGGCGTTTGAATGGGGATTTGTAACAGCCCCGATCAATTCGGCAACACCAAATGAATCTTCTTTTGTAAATATTCATGAATTGTTTGCTATCTCGCAAGACTCAACGAATAAACGAGCTGCATGGGAGTTCGTTAAGTTTATTAACAGCCCAGAGATGGCCAAGTTGGCATCGCGTACTTCTGACGGCACTGTGCCGACACGTGGAACGTACTACAAAGAAGTGGACGGCAAGAGTACCGAGCCGTTTTACGCCTTGAAGCCAGTGTCCAACGGTGCGAGTGAGTGGAAATGGATGATGAAGACACCACAAAGTTTCTATATGACCTTTACGACACTTATAGATGACAATATGCAAGCTGTTATCGATAAGAAGAAAACAGTCGATCAAGCGCTCGCAGACATTCAGCAAAAAGGGCAAGCTGAGCTGAAGAAGGCGCGTGAAGCGGATAAAGCCAAGAAAGCGAAGCAAGCAAACGGAAAATAA
- a CDS encoding ABC transporter substrate-binding protein, whose product MFTNKWKISIVLLIAISMLAGCFGEKPAVEELGEDGAGKIKILAHNEEMFYQQYGNYFNVKYPNIEFEIVSTSDLYSVDKGPDYDHEKEMKKLIDKHKPDVLTLGVDMLEHYASAGKLYNLEPLIQQEKYDLQKLLPGLIDMLRSKGDGILYGLTPTFGTQLLYYNEDLFTKHGIELPRNKMTWDEVLQLSARFANIGKGEHKVHGLFEARSSMYDFLVKLGTVEGLKMFDTKGETLLIQSDGWKNLIKKTTDAYRNQVISNSAPPEKGQSFRMMDGDLFFSGKAAMIIDQEYTMHRLENQSMYGGPDVKKMKWGFVTAPISASAPNDSPYISTREVYAIHNDSPNKRAAWEFVKFVNGLDMANANGRTNWNGFPTITGVLKDVDGKSVEPLYMLKPTAEKHSFYGNTKNVPSEYMSQFSMESEQMLKSIVDKKKNVDQAVAEFQQKMQQQLKKAIEEKKKKEQKK is encoded by the coding sequence TTGTTTACTAACAAATGGAAAATATCTATTGTTCTTCTTATTGCCATATCTATGCTAGCTGGTTGTTTCGGGGAAAAACCTGCGGTTGAAGAGCTTGGAGAAGATGGTGCCGGAAAAATTAAAATATTAGCGCATAATGAGGAAATGTTTTATCAGCAGTACGGTAACTATTTTAATGTAAAATACCCGAACATCGAATTTGAAATTGTGAGCACGTCGGATCTGTACAGTGTAGATAAAGGTCCAGATTATGATCATGAAAAAGAAATGAAAAAATTGATTGATAAGCATAAGCCTGATGTACTGACACTAGGTGTGGATATGTTGGAGCATTATGCATCAGCAGGCAAGCTGTATAACTTGGAACCCCTCATTCAACAAGAGAAATATGACCTCCAGAAACTACTACCCGGACTCATCGATATGCTCAGAAGTAAAGGAGACGGTATCCTTTATGGCCTGACGCCAACATTCGGCACACAGCTCCTCTATTACAATGAAGACTTATTTACGAAGCATGGGATTGAACTGCCTAGAAATAAAATGACGTGGGACGAAGTACTTCAATTGTCCGCGCGCTTTGCTAATATTGGCAAGGGTGAGCATAAAGTACACGGACTGTTCGAAGCACGCAGTTCGATGTATGACTTTCTCGTTAAGCTTGGAACGGTTGAAGGATTGAAGATGTTTGACACGAAAGGAGAAACATTACTCATTCAATCGGATGGCTGGAAAAATCTCATTAAAAAAACGACAGATGCATATCGCAATCAAGTGATATCTAACTCAGCTCCTCCGGAGAAGGGGCAATCCTTTCGTATGATGGATGGGGACTTATTTTTCAGTGGCAAAGCAGCGATGATCATTGATCAAGAATATACGATGCATCGTTTGGAAAATCAGTCCATGTACGGCGGTCCGGATGTGAAAAAGATGAAATGGGGATTTGTAACGGCTCCTATCAGTGCTTCTGCACCTAACGACTCGCCTTATATTAGCACGCGCGAAGTGTACGCGATTCATAATGATTCACCGAATAAACGTGCGGCTTGGGAGTTCGTTAAATTTGTGAATGGGCTTGATATGGCCAATGCGAATGGGCGCACGAATTGGAACGGATTCCCTACTATTACGGGAGTGCTGAAAGATGTGGATGGCAAAAGTGTTGAGCCGCTTTATATGTTGAAGCCAACAGCAGAGAAGCATAGTTTTTATGGCAATACGAAAAACGTGCCAAGCGAATATATGAGTCAGTTTAGCATGGAATCGGAGCAAATGTTGAAATCGATAGTGGATAAGAAAAAAAATGTCGACCAAGCTGTGGCAGAATTTCAGCAAAAGATGCAGCAGCAACTTAAAAAAGCAATTGAGGAAAAAAAGAAGAAGGAACAGAAAAAATAG
- a CDS encoding DEAD/DEAH box helicase yields MSTTFESLALTPELLGQLQARNINTPSPVQAEAIPAALAGRDILAQSQTGTGKTLAYLLPLIMRIDATQRSTQAVVVAPTQELAMQIVREAEYYTNGSELSVASLIGGAALQRQVDKLKLKPQLIVGTPGRISELLQMRKLKMHEVRHIVIDEVDHVLKQGGSRDTEKIIQGALRDRQLLFFSATLPAEVKDLAARWMSDPTHIGIDPDKRIAETIEHLVFECEERDKLDTLRRLVRHWKPKQAIVFVNETHMIGEWESKLVHLGLSVGALYGDAPKQERVNMLRRFREGEFQLLLATDVAARGLDIPELPYVFSVQPALNADHYVHRAGRTGRMGRKGTSVNIIHNRERFIIRKFERELDIKMLERAFYDGRVIYLDENNMSKPTRPHSPARSKRPQVRSVQKETPVANKQDRQRDRKNKGAPKWLKDKREK; encoded by the coding sequence TTGAGTACTACTTTTGAATCATTGGCATTAACGCCGGAGTTGCTAGGGCAGCTTCAAGCGCGAAATATTAATACACCTTCCCCCGTACAAGCGGAAGCCATTCCGGCTGCGCTGGCGGGGCGTGATATATTGGCACAATCGCAAACAGGCACAGGCAAGACGCTTGCCTACTTGTTGCCGCTAATTATGCGTATTGATGCAACGCAGCGCTCGACGCAAGCAGTCGTCGTCGCGCCGACACAGGAGCTGGCGATGCAAATCGTCCGCGAGGCTGAATATTACACGAACGGCAGCGAGTTGAGCGTCGCATCGCTAATTGGTGGTGCCGCATTGCAGCGCCAGGTAGATAAGCTTAAACTGAAGCCGCAGCTTATTGTCGGCACACCAGGACGGATTAGCGAGCTGCTGCAAATGCGCAAGCTGAAAATGCACGAAGTACGCCACATTGTCATTGATGAGGTCGATCACGTCCTCAAGCAAGGTGGCTCCCGTGATACGGAAAAAATTATTCAAGGCGCGCTGCGCGACCGCCAGTTGCTCTTCTTCTCCGCAACTCTTCCTGCGGAAGTGAAGGATCTTGCGGCACGTTGGATGAGTGATCCTACTCATATCGGGATCGATCCGGACAAGCGTATCGCAGAAACGATCGAGCATCTCGTATTCGAATGTGAGGAACGCGACAAGTTGGATACGCTGCGTCGTTTAGTTCGTCATTGGAAGCCGAAGCAAGCCATCGTATTCGTTAACGAAACGCATATGATCGGGGAGTGGGAGTCGAAGCTTGTCCATCTCGGCTTGTCGGTCGGCGCTTTGTATGGCGACGCACCGAAGCAAGAGCGCGTGAATATGCTGCGTCGCTTCCGCGAAGGCGAATTCCAGCTGCTGCTCGCGACAGATGTCGCTGCACGTGGGTTGGACATTCCGGAGCTGCCATACGTGTTCAGCGTGCAGCCAGCACTTAACGCGGATCACTATGTGCACCGCGCAGGTCGCACGGGACGGATGGGTCGCAAGGGTACGTCCGTCAACATTATTCATAATCGCGAGCGCTTCATTATACGCAAGTTCGAGCGCGAACTTGATATTAAAATGTTGGAGCGGGCTTTTTATGACGGCCGTGTTATTTATTTGGATGAGAACAACATGTCCAAGCCAACGAGACCGCATTCGCCAGCACGGTCGAAGCGCCCCCAAGTGCGTTCCGTCCAGAAGGAGACGCCGGTTGCAAATAAGCAGGATCGCCAGCGTGATCGCAAGAACAAAGGTGCTCCTAAGTGGCTAAAAGATAAACGTGAAAAATAA
- a CDS encoding DUF2573 family protein yields MKEAWQPSFDALVEKYAELLTGQANQETVDNVKMWALYNHMHKTMPNLTRHWNETHPEGKAAVRALFEEIKQMNEAHQNTQKQKQQEQQREQ; encoded by the coding sequence ATGAAAGAAGCATGGCAACCGTCTTTTGACGCTTTAGTTGAAAAGTATGCCGAGCTGCTTACAGGACAAGCAAATCAAGAAACTGTCGACAACGTAAAAATGTGGGCATTGTACAATCATATGCACAAAACGATGCCTAACTTAACTCGACATTGGAATGAAACCCATCCAGAAGGAAAAGCTGCTGTGAGGGCTTTATTTGAAGAGATCAAACAGATGAATGAGGCCCATCAGAATACACAGAAGCAAAAGCAACAGGAGCAACAACGGGAGCAATAG
- a CDS encoding SDR family NAD(P)-dependent oxidoreductase — MGLQGKIVLITGASSGIGALTAQFVAERGALPILTARSQAKLAEASAAIRGEHAVMQMDVTSDEDVERVVQHIIAQYGRIDIVLNNAGFGAFKRITDMPIAEYAAMMDVNYMGIVRCTKAVLPHMLERGEGHIVNVASIAGKIGSPKSTGYTATKHAVLGFTNALRMELAGTGIAVSAVNPGPIDTPFFDLADPSGQYVNNVRWFMMPAEKVARHLVRVMETRKSEVDLPWLGALGTRLYHLFPRLANRVAGKLLNKK, encoded by the coding sequence ATGGGTTTGCAAGGTAAAATCGTACTCATCACGGGCGCATCAAGTGGTATCGGAGCTTTAACGGCCCAATTCGTTGCAGAGCGAGGGGCTTTGCCTATTTTAACGGCGCGTTCGCAAGCCAAGCTAGCAGAAGCATCTGCTGCTATTCGTGGAGAGCATGCTGTAATGCAAATGGACGTCACGAGCGACGAAGACGTTGAGCGTGTCGTGCAACATATTATCGCTCAATATGGGCGCATTGACATCGTGCTTAACAATGCGGGTTTTGGGGCGTTTAAGCGCATAACAGACATGCCGATTGCCGAATATGCGGCGATGATGGATGTCAATTATATGGGGATTGTTCGCTGTACGAAAGCGGTGCTACCACATATGCTTGAGCGTGGCGAAGGCCATATCGTCAATGTAGCTTCGATTGCGGGCAAGATCGGTTCACCGAAGTCGACGGGGTATACGGCGACGAAGCATGCGGTACTGGGCTTCACGAATGCTTTGCGCATGGAGCTGGCAGGTACAGGTATAGCAGTATCGGCCGTTAATCCGGGGCCGATCGATACGCCCTTTTTCGACCTTGCCGACCCGTCGGGGCAATACGTCAACAACGTGCGCTGGTTTATGATGCCAGCGGAGAAGGTGGCGCGCCACCTCGTACGCGTGATGGAGACGCGCAAGTCAGAAGTGGATTTGCCGTGGCTAGGGGCACTTGGCACGCGGTTATATCATTTGTTTCCGCGCTTGGCCAACCGTGTGGCGGGCAAGCTGCTGAACAAAAAATAA